Proteins from a genomic interval of Deltaproteobacteria bacterium:
- the lnt gene encoding apolipoprotein N-acyltransferase gives MAIGTRAIGTWSAGAIAPARARHALGRDAMPARLVAGASSAALYSLLFPPFDLGWLAPGVLAQLFWAIAGLRPLAAAALGLGWAVLATAGVAWWLPRMLGAYFGLGPVASTLGLAGIGLLTVGPFVATFAAWLAWRWRRRAPSALAVGAAWALVEFGRSYAPIRSPFGLLAYGAPEPLAQLADLAGPWGIGALLAGCAMALARVLREGASAPPARRALAGALAALGLAALYGHGRLAQRFDEGEPLRVAVVQGAVVKERGWDRHRAGANLERYLALTRAAMPARPALVLWPEFALDFYLAERSAPGAHLRAQLRALGVELVTGANHYEPADGRTRYYNSVFALGADGRVRGRYDKTQLVPFAESAPLGSRWVAADGPYTAGASLHPLPLRSARIGAFLCGEALFPEVPRALARAGAELLVNPSNDHWFQAPDGAEQQLRAARLRAIESRRWLLRPTTTGFSAVIDPHGRVVARSRFGGAEVLTAEVWRSHAVTPAQRAGDAPLGAALAIVLSSSARGARGARPARGGGPA, from the coding sequence ATGGCGATCGGCACCCGTGCGATCGGTACCTGGTCCGCCGGCGCGATCGCGCCCGCGCGGGCCCGCCATGCGCTCGGCAGGGACGCCATGCCGGCACGCCTTGTGGCCGGTGCCAGCTCGGCGGCGCTCTATTCCCTGCTCTTCCCGCCCTTCGACCTCGGCTGGCTCGCGCCCGGGGTGCTGGCGCAGCTCTTCTGGGCGATCGCCGGCCTGCGGCCTCTCGCCGCGGCGGCGCTCGGCCTCGGGTGGGCCGTGCTCGCGACCGCCGGGGTCGCCTGGTGGCTGCCGCGGATGCTCGGCGCCTACTTCGGACTCGGGCCGGTCGCGTCCACGCTCGGCCTCGCGGGCATCGGGCTCCTGACCGTCGGCCCCTTCGTCGCGACCTTCGCGGCCTGGCTCGCGTGGCGCTGGCGGCGCAGAGCCCCGTCGGCGCTGGCGGTGGGCGCCGCGTGGGCGCTCGTCGAGTTCGGGCGCAGCTACGCGCCGATCCGGAGCCCCTTCGGGCTCCTCGCCTATGGCGCGCCCGAGCCGCTGGCGCAGCTCGCGGACCTGGCCGGGCCCTGGGGCATCGGCGCGCTCCTGGCCGGGTGCGCGATGGCGCTCGCGCGCGTCCTGCGCGAGGGAGCGAGCGCCCCCCCGGCTCGCCGCGCGCTCGCCGGGGCGCTCGCAGCGCTCGGGCTCGCGGCGCTCTACGGCCACGGGCGGCTTGCGCAGCGCTTCGACGAGGGCGAGCCGCTGCGCGTGGCCGTCGTACAGGGCGCGGTGGTGAAGGAGCGCGGCTGGGATCGCCACCGCGCGGGCGCGAACCTCGAGCGCTACCTCGCGCTCACACGTGCGGCCATGCCCGCGCGGCCCGCGCTGGTCCTGTGGCCCGAGTTCGCGCTCGACTTCTACCTCGCCGAGCGGAGCGCCCCCGGCGCGCACCTGCGCGCGCAGCTCCGCGCGCTCGGGGTGGAGCTCGTGACCGGCGCCAACCACTACGAGCCTGCCGACGGGCGTACGCGCTACTACAACTCGGTCTTCGCGCTCGGCGCCGACGGACGCGTGCGCGGCCGCTACGACAAGACCCAGCTCGTGCCCTTCGCGGAGTCCGCGCCGCTCGGCTCGCGCTGGGTCGCCGCCGACGGGCCCTACACGGCCGGGGCGTCCCTGCACCCGCTCCCGCTGCGCAGCGCCCGGATCGGCGCCTTCCTGTGCGGCGAGGCGCTCTTCCCCGAGGTGCCGCGCGCGCTCGCGCGAGCGGGCGCCGAGCTGCTCGTGAACCCCTCGAACGACCACTGGTTCCAGGCGCCCGACGGCGCCGAGCAGCAGCTCCGCGCGGCGCGCCTGCGCGCGATCGAGAGCCGCCGCTGGCTCCTGCGGCCGACGACGACCGGCTTCTCGGCCGTGATCGACCCGCACGGCCGGGTCGTGGCACGCAGCCGCTTCGGCGGCGCCGAGGTGTTGACCGCGGAGGTGTGGCGCTCGCACGCCGTGACCCCCGCGCAGCGTGCGGGCGACGCGCCGCTCGGGGCCGCGCTCGCGATCGTCCTGTCGAGCTCGGCACGGGGCGCGCGTGGAGCGCGCCCCGCGAGAGGAGGAGGGCCCGCATGA